The stretch of DNA ctgagatcaggcgatcaaagtttaaggccagtctaggcaaatagtttgcaagaacccatctccaatataaccagagcaaaatgggctggcagcatggctcaacaggtagagtgcctgctttgcaatctcaaagccctgagttcaaactccagtccactaaaaaaaaaaaaaatcaaaagaaaatactgtatacacaaTGATGTGGATGAGAGCTCataaacattatgctaaataagAACCACACACAAActacatgatttcatttaataataGTTTAGACAAATTATCTACAGTAGCAGAAAGATCAATACCTGTCTAAGGAATGGGGAATAAATGCAAAAAGAGCACAATATAACTTCTGTGGGCAGTGGAAATTTTCTGTATCTTGCTTACAGTGATGGGTTACACTGAgtacaaatgcattttaaaacttcTTGAGCTCTCCATTTATAACAGGGTGCTTTTAATGtacataaattatacctcaataaagctaagATTTCTTAAAGGATTACTTTATAGAATTCCTAACTTTCTAGGAGTGATACATAAAAACTCCTTACTTTTATCCATTGAGTATTCACTCAACACCTACTTACCATACATCAAAACAGTATCAACTACAAGGAATTTCATAACAGAGAGGAGCTCATATTTAATGGGACAAAAGGACACAATATTTAAAACTTACGTTGTTAGCAAAAACGCCCCATCACCACATCTTTCCAGTGCCTTTCGTGCAGGAGGTTTTGCCGCAAATTCTACAAAACCTTTTCCCGTAGCTCTACCACGATCATCCACAACCACAACAGCTTTTTCTACTGGACCAAACTGGGAAAATGCTTGCTCTAGAAGTTCATTGGAAACAACTGGAGAAAGGTTCTTGACAGTTAAGGCTGCTCCATGCGTAGCAAAACGAATTCGGAGAGGTCGGCTCTTCAAAATGGTGCCATCCAGCTCTGCTTTTGCAATTTCAGCCAGTGTTCTGGATTCCTTTTTAGAAGggaaaatcatttttttaaagacaatagcaacaaaaaatttaaaatagcagTTTGCTTCTAGGGAGGAGACCTGGGTAGCTTTAAGAAATGAATGACATttctgggctggcatcaaactgcgatctacctgatctctgccttctgagtagccaggattataggcgtgagtcaccggcacccagcctgatttgtttttgtttttttggttttttttttaccctaACTCAACATTAGTAGTAGTGGCAAACATTTAATGAATATCTAAAGAGATTCAGGTCCAGGTCCTTTGTTACCTAAATTGTAATCCAACACTGACAGGCAAATTTTAGGAATGGAGTCTTGAATTAAAATGCTGTCAAAATAGAATTGGGAATAGGAAGGGACATAAAGAAATTTCTTGGACTAttaataatgttttatatttctgcaGAGGTTTAGGTTAAACAGATATATGTACCTGTCAAAACTCACCAACCAGTATAGTTAAAATCTGTACCTTTTGGGACTAAGGATATAGATTagtggcacagtgcttgcctactagcatgcacaaggccctgagttcaatctctaccATGGCCCCAAAAAAGTGCCTTTTACTGTGGCTaggtatacatgtatgtgtgtatgtgtatatgagaaataccatacacacacatacatacatgtgagAAATACTCTAGAAAAGTAATACTGAACTTTAGCTAATGACAATCATGCTGGAATGTTAAGGGTCATGAACTGAAGGATGGAGATGAATAGAAAGGtggaaaactatagaaaatttAAGTGGGCAGGTTGGGACAAAACTAGAATCCCAGTATCAGGGCAACTGATGctgctggaggaatggctcaagtggtagagtacctgcctagcaagcaggacgtcctgagttcaaactctattaccaccttcccccaaaaagaaattaataatgaaatgttTGGGAGGAGGGAAATGAACGGAGCTCAAAGGGCAGCTCCTATTCAAATTCAGTCAGATAGATCCATGATgccatgtattttgttttgttttttttttcagcgaAATCAAGAAAcatcaattcttttcttttttcttttttttttacttgacagCAGCTCTTTTAATTTGAACACTTTCCTAAGGACGCACGCCTTCGGTACAGTTAACAAATGGTTACACCTACAGTATCGCAAGGGCCACTGCGGGCTCACTTCCTCACAGGCACTATTACCTTTCAGAGCTGAGTTTCGCTGTGCTCTATGTCTACTGTGAGTTTGAGGTGCAAGTTTTAGCACCTTGAAGGGGGAAAGAAAACAGCTTGGTATGCAGTATGTGGGTTTATTCTCAGCTTTAGATCTTTTTATACCTGCCAGTATGAGTTCTGAAAGGTAATACCATGCCTGCCTGGAAATGGCTGAGTGACTGCCAATTAAAAGCCACATGGCATGTTACAGAGGTGAAGCAGGTTAGACATGCGCGAGAACAAGTGTATACAGACTGAACAGAAGCACAGGAACACTGGAAGCCCAACTATCTTTTGGATGAACTTTGGTGTTCGCGGCAGAGATAAATCCCACTTTCTAAACCCCGAAGAAACGTCAATTCTTCATGAAGtagttttttaattttggcaACCAATTCCATTTTTAATGTTCAGGACAACTAAAATGCTTATACACTCAGGAATTTTCAGTACTAtaaatcttttttcaaaattcataCTTTCCAGGGAAAGCGGTGCTATGTAGTGGTAGAGCAAAtgactagcatgcatgaggccctggattcaacacCAGGAAAAACAAAGCCTACTTTCCATGTTTTAAATGGTTCTAAAACAGGGTTTTCTCAGCCTCAGCACGAGTGATactatacataatttttttttttctaatgagacagtctggctatgtagcccaggctggccttcaactcatgattctcctgcctccaccaccTAACTGCTTGAATTATAGGCACACATCACCACCATGCCTGAGTACCAGATAATTCTTCGACTACCAGGTAATTCTTGCTGTGGAGAGTTGTGCACTGTAAACTAGAGGCTgtttagcagcatccctggcttcTATCTACCAGATGTCAGCAGAACCAGCCCCCCAtgtgtgacaaccaaaaatgtccccAGATACAACCTAATACCTAAAAATATAtctagacattgccaaatgtcatCTGGGAAGCAAAACTGTCTTTCTTGAGAAACACTGCTctaaatgtataataaaatatctataaaacctactaaaactaaaatcaattaaaattacgTGCTTGAAATGAGAACAGATTTCTTTACTTCATAACTCAGAAAAATAGGATATAGCTCTAATTAAGTAGTTACTATAGGTCAGCCCTAATCTGTtataaaatatagatatattGGGGACATacccttgggtttgatccccagcattacaAAAATAAACTTATCATTAGCCTCACCAACAAGCTTATAAGGTGTTTATAAggtatatttttttttaactgtacccACTCTATGTGGGGAAATGGGCTTAAGAGAGGTTgtataacttgcccaagatcatacTTCAAGTGCTGAGCATTTGAACATGTACAGAATTCAGTACCTACCAGTATATCATAATTCTTCCTTCTATCTAATGTCTGCATCACTCTGTAAAGAGTAAAACTACAGATTAACACAAGGAATACAAGAAATCCTAAGAGTACTCCAGTGATTTCTACTTCAGGAGTCTTTTCAAACCATATGAACTATTCTCTCACTATTTGTAGATGCTTAAAACTTGCCACTGCAAGAGTACTAATAATTCaacttttacaatttttttttggtggtactggggtttgacctcaggtcttacacttgctagacagtttTCCAGCAAGTTGGTAATTTAAAAAGCTGGGCAGGGGATTGGagctgtggctgaagtggtagagtgactgctttgaaaGAGTAAAGCCCTGAGTGCAATCCCTGATCCAACACCCCTGCccacccccgcaaaaaaaaaagtcaggtgtgGTGCTGCCTGCCTGTAATTGCATCACTTAGAAGGTAAGAGGCAAGAAGATCTTGagtgaattcaagaccagcctgggccacatagtcgGAGTCCAtgctaagctacatagtgagaccctatgggaggagtgagagggaggaggagagaaggggagggaagagaaggggaggggagggaagggatgaggagagacagatagagagagggaggaggggagagagagagagagagagagagagagagagaagcagggagggaggggagaaaggaagacagggatagagggagagaggaaaagataaaTCCACTTCTTGCTTCTCtgtcttttggctaagatcaaatgTAGAAATCCACTGGAGTAAAATAGAAATAGTCTTCAAGTCAATCGAAAGAAAGCTGAATTAAGTAATTTACAATACACCCACAGTGTTAAATACAATTAATAAGAATCTACCAACATAGAAAGAAGTCAGATatatactaaatttaaaaaaaatcaagtcaggGCTGGTGACTCAACTGGAATaatgttcaaaccccaataccaccctcctccccaaaaaataaataaatgaagccaggtgtggtgatacatgcctataattccagcacttggaaggcctGAAGCAGGAAGACTGGGAGTtgaaggtcagtctgggctacgttaggagaccctgtctcaaaattaattaattaaaacaaaaggaaatttggGATCTAAAATTCCACAATAAAACACGTCCATAAAATACGTAGTTCAACTTATCCCTAATACACCACAGGCTCACAATATGGATTAAGTCTTTTATGTTAACAGCCACTTAAATTCTTTTTCCCACCAGAGATACCAGTAATGCTGACCCTATGCTATATCAAAAATGCTGCCATCTCATCAATAAACAAGAACACTACAATTACTAGTTTAagaaatttatttgcattttaaagattaatgaataaaaaaatatttctagagCTGGGCAAGGTAGCAGACTGTAATCCATCCTGGCTATacagtgaggccctatctcaacaaaagaaaataaacaaaaactgggGGCCAGAGGTCTGGAATCCTACTTAGTTGGGAGGGTAATATCAGGacaatcaaggttcaaggccagcccaagcaaatagttcctgggACCCACCCCTCccaaccatctccaaaataaccagagcaaaaatggactggaggtgtggtttgcatggtagagtgcctgctttgtaagcgcaaagccctgagttcaaatccccagttccaccaaaaaaaaaaatgtatatatggttttaaaattgctatggtctgaatataGCTCCCCTCTTATGTTGAAGCCCCAATCCCCAATGTGATGGCGTATCTTTGGGAGGCAGTTGGATCGTAAGGTGGGACCTTTATAAAgtggattagtgcccttataagaagagacaagAGGGGAAGATTTCTCTTTCTGACCACTATTGTATAGCAACTACACTGCTACTCACTATAGCCACTATACAGATATTTATATTCAGCTCCAGgatgcaattatttttttttacagtactggaatttgaactcagggcctcacacttgctttatatgatttttaagtagaaaaaatatgaatagaTGAGTCATTTAAAGCTTGTAATTAGGGGGCtggtggaagggggaagaaataacccaaacattgtatgcacatatgaataaaagaaaaaaaaaaaaagcttgcaaTTAAGCCAGGCaccctcacacctgtaatacctgctactcaggaggcagagatcaggaggactgcagttcgaagccagcccaggcaaatagagaccctatcttaaaaatatacatcacgaaaaagggctggtagagtggctcatggtgtaggccctgagttcaaaccccaatactgtgcaaaaaaaaaaaaacaaagtttgtaATTACCTGTTACTCATAGAGTTCAGATTAAACTGTAATGCCGCCCATAAAATCATATTCTGTAAACTAAATCTTAATTTCCAAATCTTTCTATTCCTACACAAAAAAATCTAGGGTGCTGGGTTTGGAGAAACATATTCCAAAGAAACAGACAACAGCAGCCCTTCTCACCTGCCATTTCATAATCCCAGAGACTGTTGTTTAAAGGGAGGAAAAGCAATGAATAAACTGCACTGTCTAATACAACAGCCACTAGTGCCTACATAAACTTTAATTAATAGGACTAGGAccactcatgtggtagagcacctgcctagcaagggtaaggccctgaaatcaaaccccaatactgccaaaaagctAAAGtaagtaaaacttaaaaatctactCGCCAGGCCCAATAGCCACAGTGCCCAAGTCACATATGGCTACTGCATATTATACTGGACAGCCACCAGCACAGGTACATAGCATTTCCACCACTGTAGAAACTTTATTGGACACTGCTGATACATTAAGGGAAGAAGCTAACTTAATAGcttaaaagataagaaagacaaaagaccTTTTTCTCCTatcaataaaatgtttattggGGGCTGGAAGAGTGACTAAAGTGGgagagtacctgcatagcaaacatgaggccttgagttcaaaccccactacagcccaaaaaaaaaagagagagtgggggccaggggcaggagggagaaatgacccaaacaatgtatgcacatgtgaataaatgaataataatttttttaaaaagtctattggtttatttttaattgtaaggCTCTCAAAATATATAGGGGAGCCAGACACTTGTGGCTCCCCAAACTACTGTAATTAGGATTactccctgtaatcctagctacttgggaggctgagactgggaaaaTCACGGTTCAGGGCCAGCTGGTGGGGcatatagtttgagagaccctccccctcccaatctccaaaataaccagagcaaaacagactggaggtgtggctcaagcggtagagcacctgctttgcaagcactaaaccctgagttcaaaccccagtcccgccaaaaataaataaaaatcacagagGGAAATGTTGcccctccattctttctcttccagAATATCACCGTCAGAGTAGGGTCATGAAAATATTACACAAACTGCCCCGCATCCgtggctcacgcatgtaatcctagccaagcaggaggcagagataagttccccaagaccctatctcaaaaaacctttcacaaaaatagggttggtagagtggctcaaggtgaaggcccggagttcaagtcccagtaccaaaaaaaaaaaaaaaaaaaaattacacaaactTCTCTGGAAACGTTACCAGAAGTAATGCtttataatatatacaataaataatGTAATCTATAACGTACTACATAATATATAACATTTGTATATgtagtatataatatatacaatataatacTTCATACTTAATTTTGGAAATGTAACTTCCCCCCGATCCCCAGTACTAAGTATGGAACTCAGGGCatccagcatgctaggcaagtgctctaccactcagctacactCCCAGCACAACTTTTACGTTTATATTAAAGTATTTCCAAATGACAGACTGTTTCTCTACTGTCCAaaagataatatatttataattccaTGTTCAAACTATAATTAACTTGAATTCTAAATTCCATGTCATTAATATCTTATGAGAATTTACTGTCTCTTGAAACCACATATTCAAGCATTTGCCCTAAAAAGTAAAGTATTATCTAATTACCATCAATTTATTAAGTCCACACATGGAGAGAACCCACTTTTAAAAGTCAGAAGTTCCAATTAAGAAAGCTTTttaagctgggcgccagtggctcacgcctatgatCCCTAGATACTCAGGATGCAActatcaggaggatcgcggtacGAAGCCAGCCCGGCAAaaagttcgcgagaccctatctcgaaaaatctatcacaaaaaagggtggtggagtgactcaaggtgtaggccctgagttcaagccccagtaccaaaaggcTTTtttagccaggcgtggtggcacttgctcataatcccagctattcaggagggacGGTGGAATCAGGTAGATCCAGCCTTGCTGTGGGGCAGCCTGagatcccagctacacgggagtaTGCAGGCCAGAGGCCTGCCCTGGAAAAAGGCGCCAGACACTGTGTTCCAAACACCTaaggcaaaaaaggactggggcggGGCCTTAGTGAAGATCCggcttcaaaccccagaactgggaAGAGAGTAGTGGGGGCTAAGTAGAaagataccagaaaaaaaaaaaaaaaagaacaccactTCTACGCGCAACTCTGCTCCTCTCTGATAAGGATTTCGTTGGAAGGGTTGGGGGCGGGCCCAGGAGGTACAGCGCAGGCctcaagcaagaggccctgggtgcATTCCTAgttcagcaaagaaaaaaaaaaaaaaaagattttgttggAGGTAAACCTAtctaaatatgaattaaaattgtGCTGCATCACTGACAGTGTTCACCACGCAGGAAGCTCACAAGAAACCTAATCAAAGCAGACTcgattttttttatggtactggggtttgaactcatgcttgctaggcaggcgctctatcacttcagctacTCCACAGGCCTTTCAAAAGACATTCACCAGCCAGCAGGTAAGAGTAAGACCAAAATAAGAGTTCCGGGATTTGTTAGAAACTTAGCCAAGCATAAAAATCACCATATTATTACCTTACCGCTGAGATATTTTTATTATCGTTATTCAATCATCTGATTTACTactacagcccaggctggcctctaactcctgatcctcctgcctctaacacttgtgccacatctccaatccattttgctccggttattttggagatgggggtcccgGGAagtatttgtccgggctggcctcgaaccgtgatcctccggatctcagtCTCCCGATTACCTacaattacaggcgtgagccaccgtgcccGGTAAGATGCGATTTCTGCGTCAAGTCCTCGGAGAACTTTACAAAAGGCGCAGTTAAAAAGGGCTCAAGATGCTCCGCACCGCGAAGCGTGACCCGTCAGCTGCGCCCGCGGACGAGCGCGGCTGGGGACCCGGCCCCGCGCGACGGCCGGGGACTGCGGCCCGCTGCCCCCGACGCAGGCCCGTTGGCCCGGTCCTCGCCCCGTCCCGTGGCCCTGGCTCCCCCGCACACTCACCAGGCGGATGAAGCCGAAGCCGCGGTCGCGGTTGATGAAGACCTCGCTGGGCTCGCCGTAGCGCTCGAAGAGGCGCTTGAAGTCCTCCTCCGTGATGTCGGTGGGCAGGTTCCCCACGAAGAGGCGACAGCGCTGCGTGTACGTCTTCTCGCCCGGCTTCAGGAAGCTCTTGATGTCGATGGTGAACCCCAGCTCCTCGTCCGCGTGGTCCTCCGGGGCCACGGGGGCCGGCGGCGCCTGCTCACCGGCCAGCGTCAGCGCCATGGCCGCCGCGGCCCCCGGCTCGCCTTCTCCGGCCGCGGACTCGAGGGCGCGAAGGCGGGCCGGGTTCTTTTCAATGCGCACTTGCTTCAGGTTTCCCCGGAGCATCATCTTGGAGCGTTCGCCTCGGACACCGGCTGCAGGACTAGGCGCACCCCGAGATACGTTTCCACACGTATCTATGGAAACGCAGCCGGACAGGCAGGACACAGCCAGCTAGCCAAGCCCGCTGCCCAGCCTCCCCGACTCACGCCCGCGGTAGCCGCAGGTTCAAAATGGCGCTGCCTCAACCTGCAGTTGGAAGAAGAGACGCCGGCGCTTTCCCGCACCCCCTCCCCACGCGCGTGCGCACACCCAGCGACCGTTGCCTAGCACCGCGCATGCGCGCAGCATTGGTCGCCTTCCTGCCCAAACTCCCTAAGCCAGGAAATGTCTCTTCCCCTTCCTGCAAGACCTCGGAGGCCATTGGCTCTGTGAATGGGACGGATTGCCTGATGGGCACAGTAGTGTGCGCAAATACAATTATTTGGGTAATATATTTAACCTTTTGAAGATgaagttcaattttattttcaatgactacaagaaaatgaaaacgcGCATATTTTGACAgctcgggaggctgagacaggagaatggcGAGTTCAGAGCAATCTGGCCTACAAAGCCACCCCGtctcaagaggaaaaagaaatgttcaaatcTTTCTTATTTTGTACGAAGTATTCAATAAGATGGTTCCCACTAATTTAAAACActttaatttctgtttgtttcacGAGCAAAGTTTATTGTTTTCGTTGTTTTGAGGGAGTCTGGTtaattagcccaggctggcctcgaacccgaGCTCCTTCTGCCTCCATGAGCTGGTATTACAGGTTGTGCACtactaccacatccagctgtaagacttttatgttttctaattaagcaatccaattttataaaacaattgaGCTGTTGATTATTGACCTCAGAGAAGATCTCCATGAAATTGCTTATAAAAATTAGTACAGTCAGAGCTGGGcatcagtaatcctagctactcagaagacagagatctggaggatctcagtttgaagccagcccaggcaaatagttcaagagacactatctggaaaatacccaacacaaggctggcagagtggctcaagtagtagagctcctgcttagcaagtgtgtggccctgagttaaaccccagtatcaccaagggaaaaaagaaaatacccaatacaaaaaaaaaaaaaaggattgggccaggcgccagtggctcatgcctataatcttacctactcaagaggcagagatcaggaggatctcagttcaaagccaaacccagaaaaacagttcgagagaccctatcttgaaaaaacccactcaaaaaaaagggctggtggagtggctcaaggtttaggctctgagttcaaagtccagtaccgccaaaaaaaacaaaaaaaaaaagtaagaaagggctgatagagtggttcaagtgttagagtgcctgagcatgaagccaaaaaagaaaaaacttaaaactgTGCAATAAAAGGTGATTATTaatggaggataaaggagagtgatgaagAGGGTGAGTTcagctatgacatattgtaagaacttttgtaaatgtcataatgtacccccggCAGAACAGTTTAAAAAAAGGTGATTAttaccatatttttttttccactaaatGTTAGAGTTCTCTGTCAGACTTGAAAACACTTTTTAACAAGTCATTGGCAACCACTAAATTTTTCTTGGTGACCTTGATATCCCTCCGTATATTTAAATTAAGCAAAGCATTTTAAattacccaaaaaacaaaacatgatcaAAACTAATCACTGTTTACCTCAGTCATCAACCCAGATTTTAACACCCAAAAGGCTCTGGACCTTCCTGAAGCTCAACAAATCCCCCCATCCCTCCCAGATACTCCAAAACATTCCTTTGAGCTCTTGGAAACTCACTGCCATTAGCAAAATCCAATAGCCTCCCtctaatacaacaataaaaaaatgtttaatataataGCCTTACCTTCCTGCTTTAACTGGAACATGGTTTCCTCATGGACATCGCTGTCACAGTTCATGGATGTGGAATACATGACACTTCTCTTTGATTCGTGCAACATCCAGACCACTTCCATCTCCTTTTGTCAAAAATTCCAACTCAAAAAGCTTATTCTAATGTaaacttcctccctctcctccaccctctctctctTACC from Castor canadensis chromosome 10, mCasCan1.hap1v2, whole genome shotgun sequence encodes:
- the Pspc1 gene encoding paraspeckle component 1 isoform X2, which gives rise to MMLRGNLKQVRIEKNPARLRALESAAGEGEPGAAAAMALTLAGEQAPPAPVAPEDHADEELGFTIDIKSFLKPGEKTYTQRCRLFVGNLPTDITEEDFKRLFERYGEPSEVFINRDRGFGFIRLESRTLAEIAKAELDGTILKSRPLRIRFATHGAALTVKNLSPVVSNELLEQAFSQFGPVEKAVVVVDDRGRATGKGFVEFAAKPPARKALERCGDGAFLLTTTPRPVIVEPMEQFDDEDGLPEKLMQKTQQYHKEREQPPRFAQPGTFEFEYASRWKALDEMEKQQREQVDRNIREAKEKLEAEMEAARHEHQLMLMRQDLMRRQEELRRLEELRNQELQKRKQIQLRHEEEHRRREEEMIRHREQEELRRQQEGFKPNYMENGDKRKHG